One Campylobacter concisus DNA window includes the following coding sequences:
- a CDS encoding DUF4172 domain-containing protein, whose amino-acid sequence MWQHPNYPNFSFDKRTINTLANKLEQDHKILKELTSKISRNDLLKAQISTLEDEIISSSLIEGDRLNRSSIRSLVKKRLDGNFD is encoded by the coding sequence ATATGGCAACATCCTAACTATCCAAATTTTTCTTTCGACAAAAGAACAATAAACACCCTTGCAAATAAACTAGAGCAAGATCACAAAATTTTAAAAGAGCTAACAAGTAAGATCAGCAGAAACGATCTTTTAAAGGCGCAAATTAGCACACTTGAAGATGAAATAATAAGCTCATCTCTCATAGAGGGCGATAGGCTTAATAGATCAAGCATTCGCTCATTGGTAAAAAAGAGACTAGATGGAAATTTTGACTGA
- the glmS gene encoding glutamine--fructose-6-phosphate transaminase (isomerizing) → MCGIVGYIGDKEKKEVILSGLKELEYRGYDSAGMAVMSDDKIDFFKAVGKLENLALKTKDFTSTGFGVAIGHTRWATHGKPTEINAHPHLGEHSFVVHNGIIENYKELKDELEAKGVKFVSQTDTEVIVHLFEEILKEKKDPFKAYEATITKLRGAYATLLITKTAPDKIFFAKDAAPMAIGKSDKKELYFASSDAPLIGNATEVAYLDDNNYGYVSLDEIAVFKHGKKASITFNALPKDKSYAQKEGYTFFMEKEIYEQGAVVSETIMGRVKNHKVTLENLDDEYLKGIDDVVLCACGTSYHAALTASYLFERLAKVRTKVEVASEFRYRKPYLNKNSLFIVISQSGETADTLEALRIAKEAGLKTLAICNVDNSSIVRLADNTLLTRAGIEKGVASTKAFATQIIVLWMLVLQMASAKGSISKKELDHEIKTLLHIPQILNIDNSLQEKLHRLSKHYLHGHGFFFIGRDIFYPLALEGALKLKEISYLHAEGYPSGEMKHGPIALADEKLFTIALMPQNLLYEKTKSNVEELAARDAYILAISPLEFELSDDYVKTSVQDHYMSEFFEMMLVLQLLALEISVRLGNNVDMPRNLAKSVTVE, encoded by the coding sequence ATGTGTGGAATCGTAGGATACATCGGAGATAAAGAGAAAAAAGAGGTCATTTTAAGCGGTCTAAAAGAGCTTGAGTATCGCGGATACGACAGCGCTGGTATGGCTGTGATGAGTGATGACAAGATCGACTTTTTCAAAGCTGTTGGCAAGCTTGAAAATTTAGCCCTAAAGACAAAGGACTTTACATCAACTGGCTTTGGCGTGGCGATAGGTCACACACGCTGGGCAACTCACGGCAAACCAACTGAGATAAATGCTCACCCACACCTTGGCGAGCACTCATTTGTCGTTCACAACGGCATCATAGAAAACTACAAAGAGCTTAAAGATGAGCTTGAGGCAAAGGGCGTGAAATTTGTCAGCCAAACCGACACCGAAGTGATCGTGCACCTTTTTGAAGAAATTTTAAAAGAGAAAAAAGACCCATTTAAGGCTTATGAGGCGACTATCACAAAGCTTAGAGGCGCTTATGCGACACTACTTATCACTAAAACTGCACCTGATAAGATATTTTTTGCAAAAGACGCCGCTCCTATGGCGATAGGCAAAAGTGACAAAAAAGAGCTATATTTTGCCTCATCAGATGCCCCACTTATCGGCAACGCAACCGAAGTGGCCTACCTTGATGATAACAACTACGGCTATGTGAGCTTAGATGAGATAGCTGTTTTTAAACACGGCAAAAAAGCTAGCATAACATTTAACGCACTGCCAAAAGATAAGAGCTATGCCCAAAAAGAAGGTTATACATTTTTTATGGAAAAAGAAATTTACGAGCAAGGTGCGGTCGTATCTGAAACCATCATGGGCAGGGTTAAAAACCACAAAGTCACCCTTGAAAATTTAGACGACGAATACCTAAAAGGCATCGATGATGTTGTGCTTTGTGCCTGCGGTACGAGCTACCATGCAGCACTAACTGCAAGCTATCTTTTTGAAAGACTTGCCAAAGTTAGAACAAAGGTCGAAGTGGCAAGCGAATTTAGATACAGAAAGCCTTATCTAAACAAAAACTCGCTCTTCATCGTCATCTCACAAAGTGGCGAGACAGCTGACACTCTTGAAGCACTTAGGATAGCAAAAGAGGCTGGACTAAAGACACTTGCGATTTGCAACGTCGATAACTCATCTATCGTTAGACTAGCTGATAATACGCTTCTAACTCGCGCTGGCATCGAAAAAGGTGTAGCAAGTACAAAGGCCTTTGCTACGCAGATCATCGTGCTTTGGATGCTTGTGCTTCAAATGGCATCTGCAAAGGGATCTATCAGCAAAAAAGAGCTTGATCACGAGATCAAAACGCTTCTTCACATCCCACAAATTTTAAATATAGATAACTCTTTGCAAGAGAAGCTGCATCGCTTAAGCAAGCACTATTTGCACGGTCATGGCTTCTTCTTTATCGGTAGAGATATCTTCTATCCGCTAGCACTTGAAGGTGCGTTAAAACTTAAAGAAATTTCATATCTTCACGCCGAGGGTTATCCATCAGGTGAGATGAAGCACGGACCTATCGCGCTTGCAGACGAGAAGCTATTTACGATCGCTTTAATGCCTCAAAATTTGTTATATGAAAAGACAAAAAGTAACGTCGAAGAGCTTGCTGCAAGAGATGCATATATCCTAGCGATAAGCCCACTTGAGTTTGAACTAAGCGATGACTACGTAAAAACAAGCGTTCAAGATCACTATATGAGCGAATTTTTCGAGATGATGCTAGTGCTTCAGCTACTTGCACTTGAAATTTCCGTTAGACTTGGCAACAACGTCGATATGCCAAGAAACCTCGCAAAAAGTGTAACTGTCGAATAA
- the mqnE gene encoding aminofutalosine synthase MqnE produces MMNLLQKLESGERLSKQEAFSLYELDLFTLAKFADKKRRKLHGNKVFFNVNRHINPTNICADICKFCAFSAHRKNPNPYLMSHEEILKIVDESVSHGIKEIHIVSAHNATSGWQWYLEIFKKIKAAHPELHVKAMTAAEIDFLSRHYGLSYDEVIEKMLEYGVDSMPGGGAEIFDEEVRAKICKGKVSSENWLKIHKMWHDKGRQSNATMLFGHIESRENRIDHMLRIRDLQDETGGFNAFIPLVYQRENNYLKDVKFLGSAEILKTMAISRLVLDNVPHIKAYWATSTLNLAMIAQEFGADDLDGTIEKESIQSAAGANSANGVTLKTFCDLIKTSGFTPVERDSLYNELKIY; encoded by the coding sequence ATAATGAATCTATTACAAAAACTAGAAAGTGGCGAGAGATTAAGCAAGCAAGAGGCTTTTTCGCTTTATGAGCTTGATCTTTTTACCTTGGCTAAATTTGCCGACAAAAAGCGCAGAAAACTGCACGGCAACAAGGTTTTTTTTAACGTAAATCGCCATATCAATCCAACAAATATCTGTGCTGACATCTGTAAATTTTGCGCATTTTCAGCCCATAGAAAAAATCCAAATCCATACCTAATGAGCCACGAAGAAATTTTAAAGATCGTTGATGAGAGCGTGAGCCACGGCATAAAAGAGATACACATCGTCTCCGCCCACAACGCAACTAGCGGTTGGCAGTGGTATTTAGAAATTTTTAAAAAGATAAAGGCAGCTCATCCAGAGCTTCACGTAAAGGCGATGACGGCGGCTGAGATTGATTTTTTATCAAGGCATTACGGCTTAAGCTACGATGAGGTGATAGAAAAGATGCTTGAATACGGAGTCGATAGCATGCCGGGTGGTGGGGCTGAAATTTTTGACGAAGAGGTCAGGGCTAAAATTTGCAAAGGCAAAGTAAGTAGCGAGAACTGGCTCAAAATTCACAAAATGTGGCACGATAAAGGCAGACAAAGTAACGCTACAATGCTTTTTGGCCACATAGAAAGCCGTGAAAATAGGATCGATCACATGCTAAGGATCAGAGACTTGCAGGATGAAACTGGCGGATTTAACGCATTTATCCCGCTTGTCTATCAAAGAGAAAATAACTACTTAAAAGATGTTAAATTTCTAGGATCAGCTGAAATTTTAAAGACTATGGCGATATCTCGCTTGGTGCTTGATAATGTCCCGCACATAAAGGCATACTGGGCCACTTCGACGCTAAATTTAGCGATGATCGCTCAGGAATTTGGCGCTGATGATCTTGATGGCACGATAGAAAAAGAGAGTATCCAAAGTGCAGCCGGCGCAAATAGCGCAAATGGCGTTACACTAAAGACATTTTGCGATCTCATAAAAACATCTGGTTTTACGCCGGTTGAGCGTGATAGCTTATATAACGAACTTAAAATTTACTAA
- a CDS encoding HD domain-containing protein, translated as MLADKSAKNSDNYSKIKEKFLDFKANLPKHFQKNQGRNFTNFLAKEYDDFIKSYLNETMREFFDEFVPQNDSFAFSVLATGKYAQTLLSANSELEILLVYKNLKGYNIKNFLKEFSEILDSSGMKFMIKIAEVDEIFINFKDDLKFKSETSQLRYICGSKSLYRLVKSEIIKIKEFDKKAFLNYHLKAFLPFSSISYLAQEPNLKSGFGGIDEIYRLNCILNCLDSDVSVRSQALKVMNEKEIASFNLNVDFLLSLLSALNLTQNTDTFSASSVEITTNFMQTKSKKLQDNESVISQKMLSSMNNVAIYSRFIAASLCRPFFKSELSFVQRKFARLKNGFYEINGVIYVPLHKKPALIEDLINELLELKDVDYKFDISAIFYIKRAIITKDGLERAISEFKKIFLRENSYAILKSLLDAQMIQILIKPMEHISQLAEYDGYHEFTVDEHSILSVKFLENIKDKFIKNLYAELCLEGKTMLKIVTLMHDVGKGLGGKDHANIGANIFRAYANKLNLSQKAINIGVILIKYHTLMSNVSNREDIYSQRVIFAFISKLGDKQVLKLLYILSYCVINATNERLYNAYTAKLLRELYEISLSAFSDENLLDEATRRVKKEQSIKRNSEFLALEPKLQEKIFKITSNLVFTKYSASEIINLSKVADSLNETEIFINNTKNLSIQIYTNKSLNLSALLYEFAKFDLAYMEIFELFEKKFYIRLDFNQNVKNHELENTKILALKSLNSEVLREPLKPNINKDEINFELNHSKDYAKLSINAKDQRGLMAYVMSVFDRLHFQVTSARIQTVKNRTRNLFLIEKNERLESKGEEILNLLISE; from the coding sequence ATGCTAGCTGATAAAAGTGCCAAAAATAGCGATAATTATTCAAAGATCAAAGAGAAATTTCTTGATTTTAAGGCAAATTTGCCAAAACATTTTCAAAAAAACCAAGGCAGAAATTTCACAAATTTCTTAGCCAAAGAGTATGATGATTTTATAAAATCTTATTTAAATGAAACTATGCGAGAATTTTTTGATGAGTTTGTGCCACAAAACGACAGCTTTGCTTTTAGCGTTCTAGCCACTGGCAAATACGCTCAAACGCTACTTAGCGCAAATAGCGAGCTTGAAATTTTGCTAGTTTATAAAAATTTAAAGGGCTATAATATAAAAAATTTCTTAAAAGAATTTTCTGAAATTTTAGATAGCTCTGGCATGAAATTTATGATAAAAATTGCCGAAGTGGATGAAATTTTTATAAATTTCAAAGATGACCTTAAATTTAAAAGCGAAACCTCTCAACTTCGCTACATCTGCGGCTCAAAAAGCCTCTACCGCCTAGTAAAAAGCGAGATCATAAAGATAAAAGAATTTGATAAAAAAGCCTTTTTAAACTACCATTTAAAGGCATTTTTGCCATTTTCTAGCATAAGCTACTTGGCACAAGAGCCAAATTTAAAAAGTGGCTTTGGCGGGATCGATGAAATTTACCGCTTAAACTGCATACTAAACTGCCTTGATAGCGACGTTTCGGTTAGATCACAAGCCCTAAAAGTGATGAATGAAAAAGAGATCGCTAGTTTTAATCTAAACGTGGATTTTTTACTAAGCTTGCTAAGTGCTTTAAATTTAACTCAAAACACCGATACTTTCAGCGCTTCAAGTGTCGAGATCACGACAAATTTCATGCAGACAAAGTCCAAAAAGCTTCAAGACAACGAAAGCGTCATCAGCCAAAAGATGCTAAGCTCGATGAACAACGTAGCCATTTATTCAAGATTTATCGCAGCTTCGCTTTGCAGGCCATTTTTCAAAAGCGAGCTAAGCTTCGTTCAAAGAAAATTTGCTAGGCTAAAAAATGGCTTTTATGAGATAAATGGCGTCATCTACGTGCCGCTTCACAAAAAGCCAGCGCTCATCGAGGATCTCATAAATGAGCTTTTGGAGCTAAAAGATGTGGATTATAAATTTGATATAAGCGCGATCTTTTATATCAAGCGAGCCATCATCACAAAAGATGGCCTAGAGCGCGCTATCAGCGAGTTTAAGAAGATATTTTTAAGAGAAAATTCCTACGCTATCTTAAAATCCTTACTCGATGCGCAGATGATACAAATTTTGATAAAACCGATGGAGCACATCTCCCAGCTAGCAGAATATGACGGCTATCACGAATTTACGGTTGATGAGCATAGCATCTTAAGTGTCAAATTTCTTGAAAATATAAAAGATAAATTTATAAAAAATCTCTACGCTGAGCTTTGCTTAGAGGGCAAAACGATGCTAAAGATCGTGACGCTTATGCATGACGTTGGTAAAGGACTTGGCGGCAAAGATCACGCAAACATCGGCGCAAACATCTTTAGAGCCTATGCTAATAAGCTAAATTTAAGCCAAAAAGCTATCAACATCGGCGTCATCTTGATAAAATACCACACCCTAATGAGCAACGTCTCAAACAGAGAGGATATCTACTCGCAGCGCGTCATCTTTGCCTTTATCTCAAAGCTTGGCGACAAGCAGGTTTTAAAGCTACTTTACATCCTTAGCTACTGCGTGATAAACGCCACAAATGAGAGGCTTTACAACGCTTACACAGCAAAGCTTTTAAGAGAGCTTTATGAAATTTCTCTTAGTGCATTTAGCGATGAAAATTTACTTGATGAAGCGACAAGACGAGTAAAAAAAGAGCAGTCTATAAAAAGAAATAGCGAGTTTTTGGCGCTTGAGCCAAAGCTGCAAGAGAAAATTTTTAAGATCACATCAAATTTGGTCTTTACAAAATATAGCGCGAGCGAGATCATAAATTTAAGCAAAGTGGCTGATAGCTTAAACGAAACCGAAATTTTCATAAACAATACTAAAAATTTAAGCATTCAAATTTATACAAACAAAAGCCTAAATTTAAGCGCCCTGCTCTATGAATTTGCCAAATTTGACCTTGCGTATATGGAGATATTTGAGCTATTTGAGAAGAAATTTTATATCAGGCTTGACTTTAACCAAAATGTAAAAAATCATGAGCTTGAAAATACTAAAATTTTAGCCCTAAAATCCCTAAATAGCGAGGTTTTAAGAGAGCCTTTGAAACCAAATATTAACAAAGATGAGATAAACTTCGAGCTAAATCACTCAAAAGATTACGCCAAACTTAGCATCAACGCAAAAGATCAGCGCGGGCTAATGGCTTATGTGATGAGTGTTTTTGACAGGCTTCATTTTCAAGTCACGAGTGCTAGAATTCAGACGGTTAAAAATAGAACGAGAAATCTCTTTTTGATCGAGAAAAACGAGCGACTTGAGAGTAAAGGCGAAGAGATATTAAATTTATTAATAAGCGAGTAA
- a CDS encoding CsgG/HfaB family protein — MKKRFLASKVFSSVAALCLFAGCASSNSGVTGAAAGDTAKNVNTKIERCSQTLGTLSFYEDQSSSWYSYLTRDYQLGSTVPVLRILAQQTGCFVIVERGRSMDNMMQERALEASGELRKGSKFHKGQVVAADYTMQPEITFSKEDTGGISGLVGAVFGNVAGKVSGGFSKSETQTSLLLIDNRSGVQIAGAVGSDSNFDFFGMGSNSFSRVSAGLGGYTKTPEGRMIVNAFMDAMNQLIVALKDYKVQNVKGGLGKGGNIKIGD, encoded by the coding sequence ATGAAAAAGAGATTTTTAGCATCTAAGGTCTTTAGCAGCGTTGCCGCTCTTTGTTTATTTGCTGGATGCGCTAGCAGCAATAGCGGTGTAACTGGTGCCGCAGCAGGAGATACAGCCAAAAATGTCAACACGAAAATCGAGCGTTGCAGCCAAACGCTAGGAACATTGTCTTTTTACGAGGATCAAAGTAGCTCATGGTACTCATATCTAACTAGAGATTATCAGCTTGGCTCAACCGTGCCGGTGCTAAGGATCTTAGCTCAGCAAACTGGCTGCTTCGTCATCGTCGAGCGTGGCAGAAGTATGGATAATATGATGCAAGAGCGCGCACTTGAAGCTAGTGGCGAGCTAAGAAAAGGCTCTAAATTTCACAAAGGTCAAGTCGTAGCGGCTGATTATACTATGCAGCCAGAGATCACATTTAGTAAAGAGGATACTGGCGGTATCAGCGGACTTGTAGGCGCTGTCTTTGGCAACGTTGCTGGCAAGGTAAGCGGAGGCTTTTCAAAGAGCGAAACACAAACATCTTTGCTTCTCATAGACAACCGCTCAGGCGTACAGATCGCTGGTGCAGTCGGCAGTGATAGCAACTTTGACTTCTTTGGTATGGGGTCAAATTCATTTTCACGTGTGAGCGCTGGACTTGGTGGCTACACAAAGACACCAGAGGGCAGGATGATCGTAAATGCCTTTATGGACGCGATGAACCAACTTATAGTCGCTCTAAAAGATTATAAAGTCCAAAATGTAAAAGGTGGTCTTGGCAAAGGCGGAAATATAAAAATAGGAGACTAA
- a CDS encoding ArnT family glycosyltransferase, which translates to MLERVREFASRHIAFSVFLICLIDFVFLLYAANSLSISYNEAEIFFQKHSLLSFILKLSTHFFGQNDLAVRGVMVFFHIASVVLMYKVSKFYIKLEFDRIIAVLLFVLLPGTLASALIINNAGICITLALLCIYLFHIKKKILFSLFFCLAFFIDGDFLIFYAGFFIFALYKRKPPLAWLSAILFLLTLYFFGFETNGRPSGHFIDTFGIFAAVFSPFVFIFFVYTIYRIWVKEKKDLLWFIAICSFCFCMIVSVRQRLELEQFLPFCVIATPLMVRVFFNSYRVRLPKFRKGHKICTSLVMLFLIFNWSAIIFNQIFYLFLSDPTKHLTYKFDVAKELADKLKEAGVQDIATEDTRLALRLKFYGIKTKSYSKNLLASADLDEKSKFSIEKMGKVVANFNIKER; encoded by the coding sequence TTGTTAGAAAGAGTTAGAGAATTTGCTAGCAGACACATCGCTTTTAGCGTATTTTTGATATGTTTGATTGATTTTGTATTTCTACTTTATGCGGCAAATTCTCTTAGCATAAGCTACAATGAGGCTGAAATTTTCTTTCAAAAGCACAGCCTTTTAAGCTTTATCTTAAAACTAAGCACCCATTTTTTTGGTCAAAATGACCTTGCTGTGCGGGGCGTGATGGTTTTTTTTCACATCGCAAGCGTGGTTTTGATGTATAAGGTGAGTAAATTTTACATTAAGCTCGAGTTTGACAGGATCATAGCGGTCCTACTTTTTGTGCTGCTTCCTGGCACGCTAGCTTCAGCACTTATCATAAATAACGCTGGAATTTGCATCACTCTAGCGCTTTTATGCATATATCTTTTTCATATTAAAAAGAAAATTTTATTTAGCCTCTTTTTCTGCCTAGCCTTTTTCATAGATGGTGATTTTTTGATATTTTATGCAGGATTTTTTATATTTGCACTTTACAAAAGAAAGCCGCCTCTTGCTTGGCTCAGTGCCATTTTATTTTTGCTGACGCTTTACTTTTTTGGCTTTGAAACAAATGGCAGACCAAGCGGGCACTTTATCGATACTTTTGGCATATTTGCCGCTGTATTTTCGCCATTTGTCTTTATCTTTTTTGTATATACGATTTATAGAATTTGGGTTAAGGAGAAGAAAGATCTTTTGTGGTTTATCGCCATTTGCTCATTTTGCTTTTGCATGATAGTCTCTGTGCGCCAAAGGCTGGAGCTTGAGCAGTTTTTGCCATTTTGTGTGATCGCAACGCCACTTATGGTAAGAGTTTTTTTCAACTCATATCGCGTGAGGCTGCCAAAATTTAGAAAAGGTCATAAAATTTGCACTAGCTTAGTGATGCTATTTTTGATATTTAACTGGTCAGCGATCATTTTTAATCAAATTTTTTACCTCTTTTTAAGCGATCCTACAAAACATCTCACTTATAAATTTGATGTAGCAAAAGAGCTGGCAGATAAGCTAAAAGAGGCTGGAGTGCAAGATATAGCGACTGAAGATACAAGGCTTGCGCTAAGGCTTAAATTTTATGGGATAAAAACAAAAAGCTACTCTAAAAATTTATTAGCAAGTGCCGATTTAGATGAAAAATCGAAATTTAGTATAGAAAAAATGGGAAAAGTAGTTGCAAATTTCAATATCAAGGAACGATAG
- a CDS encoding NCS2 family permease, translating to MKFFDLAQNKTSVKQEFGAGLTTFLAMMYIVPVNAIIMSKTGMPYEALITATALITIFSTVLNGLWANTPVAMSVGMGLNAYFTFGLCIGMKVPWQTALGVVFLSGVIFVVLSFTNFRMWIIRSIPLDLRRAISAGIGTFISFVAFQQMGFIVNNDAVLVGIGNFRDPNVLLGVLGLFLVICFWAWKIKGAFILAVLVTSVIAWVLGIAPHPTEIFSTPASISPIFLELDIKGAFSLALLPVVITFFVTDLFDSIGTLAGVGTRAGIFDENKKDGVVKLEKTLEADAVATAAGSLVGVSTTTSFVESASGVEEGGRTGLTAVFCGLLFILTLFMLPLFKAIPGNAIYPILVMVGVLMFAELASINFKDPAIGVATFFIVVLIPLTYSITNGLAFGFMSYVIVKLIKREFSDINLGVVVLALISFIVFLVH from the coding sequence GTGAAATTTTTTGACTTAGCACAAAACAAAACGAGTGTGAAGCAGGAATTTGGAGCGGGACTTACGACATTTTTGGCGATGATGTATATCGTGCCGGTAAATGCGATTATTATGAGCAAAACTGGCATGCCTTATGAGGCGCTAATAACGGCAACAGCGCTAATTACCATATTTTCTACTGTATTAAATGGTCTTTGGGCGAACACGCCAGTTGCGATGAGCGTTGGTATGGGGCTTAACGCTTATTTTACATTTGGTCTTTGCATCGGTATGAAAGTGCCTTGGCAAACGGCTCTTGGTGTTGTTTTTCTAAGCGGCGTGATATTTGTCGTCTTGTCTTTTACAAATTTTAGGATGTGGATAATAAGATCCATCCCACTTGATCTAAGAAGAGCGATAAGCGCTGGTATAGGCACATTTATCAGCTTTGTGGCGTTTCAGCAAATGGGCTTTATCGTAAATAACGACGCGGTTTTAGTTGGCATAGGAAATTTCAGAGATCCAAACGTGCTTCTTGGCGTTTTGGGGCTATTTTTAGTTATTTGCTTTTGGGCGTGGAAGATAAAGGGCGCGTTTATCCTAGCCGTGCTTGTCACTTCAGTGATCGCTTGGGTGCTTGGCATCGCTCCTCATCCAACAGAAATTTTCTCAACTCCAGCCTCTATCTCGCCGATATTTTTAGAGCTTGACATAAAAGGTGCTTTTAGCCTAGCTTTACTCCCAGTTGTTATCACATTTTTTGTGACCGATCTTTTTGACTCGATAGGCACGCTAGCTGGCGTTGGCACGAGGGCTGGGATATTTGACGAAAATAAAAAAGATGGCGTCGTAAAACTTGAAAAAACTCTTGAAGCTGACGCGGTTGCTACTGCAGCTGGCTCGCTTGTAGGTGTAAGTACGACCACATCGTTTGTAGAGAGCGCAAGCGGCGTAGAAGAGGGCGGCAGGACTGGTCTAACAGCTGTATTTTGCGGACTTTTATTTATACTTACACTATTTATGTTGCCACTTTTTAAAGCTATCCCTGGCAATGCCATCTATCCGATCCTCGTAATGGTCGGCGTGCTTATGTTTGCCGAGCTTGCTAGCATAAATTTTAAAGATCCAGCCATCGGCGTTGCGACATTTTTCATAGTTGTGCTCATCCCGCTTACTTACTCGATCACAAACGGCCTTGCATTTGGCTTTATGTCATACGTCATAGTTAAGCTCATAAAGAGAGAATTTAGCGATATAAATTTAGGTGTAGTCGTGCTAGCGCTCATTAGTTTTATCGTATTTTTAGTGCATTGA
- a CDS encoding Fic family protein, with protein MRIFLNFINKNHENTYLKSALAHLWFVIIYPYDGGNGRMARALAHYCLALRVLSHFLSPALFMQIKKIIMKF; from the coding sequence ATGAGAATTTTTTTAAATTTTATCAATAAAAATCACGAAAACACCTATTTAAAAAGTGCCTTAGCGCACCTTTGGTTTGTGATCATCTATCCTTATGATGGCGGCAACGGACGCATGGCAAGGGCTTTGGCGCACTACTGCTTGGCTCTGAGAGTATTGAGCCATTTTCTATCTCCAGCGTTATTTATGCAAATAAAAAAGATTATTATGAAATTTTAG
- a CDS encoding gamma-glutamyl phosphate reductase, with protein MKFIAILFCTFTMLLAANYTKKIEIGLCKLINEREMAKFYGDTRNYDALSKKIDGYKFRFGLKDFDEDSCRMSGYYPVDPNYAPYPPNYRPYYQNEYERFDRFQRGYRRGYYNDDDYDDGFERGYRRGYNDARREYRRPYR; from the coding sequence ATGAAATTTATAGCCATTTTGTTTTGTACATTTACGATGTTGCTAGCTGCTAACTATACTAAAAAGATAGAGATCGGGCTTTGCAAACTTATAAACGAAAGAGAAATGGCTAAATTTTATGGCGACACGAGAAACTATGACGCCCTTAGTAAAAAGATAGACGGATATAAATTTCGTTTTGGATTGAAAGATTTTGATGAGGATAGTTGCCGCATGAGTGGCTACTATCCTGTTGATCCAAACTATGCACCATATCCGCCTAACTACCGCCCATACTATCAAAATGAGTACGAAAGATTTGATAGATTTCAGCGTGGTTACCGCAGAGGCTACTATAACGACGATGACTATGATGATGGTTTTGAGCGTGGATATAGACGTGGCTACAATGACGCTAGAAGAGAGTATAGAAGACCTTATAGATAG
- a CDS encoding phosphoribosyltransferase, with translation MIFYSYDEFAVDAKKMAKQIKDEFDPEVILAVARGGLTLGHSLAVALENRNLFTLNSIHYEDTNKLDTIQIFNVPDLSKYTKILLVDDIIDSGESMVEIKRELLKRYPNLDIKIATVFYKEKALLLPEFKVKEAHDWVEFFWDIHI, from the coding sequence ATGATATTTTATAGCTACGATGAATTTGCCGTTGATGCCAAAAAGATGGCAAAACAGATAAAAGATGAGTTTGATCCAGAGGTGATACTAGCTGTGGCAAGAGGTGGTCTAACGCTTGGCCACTCACTAGCTGTTGCGCTTGAAAATAGAAATTTATTTACCTTAAATTCTATCCACTACGAGGATACAAACAAACTTGATACGATACAAATTTTTAACGTGCCAGATCTTAGCAAATACACTAAAATTTTGCTTGTTGATGATATCATCGATAGCGGCGAGAGCATGGTCGAGATAAAAAGAGAGCTGCTTAAACGCTATCCAAATTTAGATATAAAGATAGCGACTGTATTTTATAAAGAGAAGGCTCTGCTTTTGCCTGAATTTAAGGTGAAAGAGGCTCATGACTGGGTTGAGTTTTTCTGGGATATACATATTTAA